In one Agathobacter rectalis ATCC 33656 genomic region, the following are encoded:
- the lgt gene encoding prolipoprotein diacylglyceryl transferase, with protein MSKYLIENLFGIEGWSIAWYGVIIAVGMVLGVILAIYRARKQGLKDDLIFDFILLALPIAIVCARGYYVVFEWNSYSGDILTIFKIWKGGLAIYGGVIGGLVTAILFCRHHKFPLFRFLDLVVPSLVLGQAIGRWGNFVNQEAFGNLVTDSSLQFFPYAVYIDVLGEWHQATFFYESMWNLCLLTTMLIVSRKNPKAGTLTCMYFVIYGLGRFLIEGLRTDSLYLMPGVRVSQVLSGCLILLGVLLVGIICRRKDIQA; from the coding sequence ATGAGTAAGTATTTGATTGAAAATTTATTTGGCATAGAGGGATGGAGCATTGCCTGGTATGGTGTAATTATTGCCGTCGGTATGGTTTTAGGTGTAATACTTGCAATTTACCGAGCCAGAAAACAAGGTCTCAAGGACGATCTGATATTTGACTTTATTCTTCTTGCATTACCTATTGCAATTGTCTGCGCCAGAGGATATTATGTCGTATTTGAGTGGAACAGTTATTCCGGCGATATTCTTACCATCTTCAAAATATGGAAAGGCGGGCTTGCCATTTATGGTGGAGTGATTGGCGGTCTGGTTACGGCAATTTTATTTTGCCGCCATCACAAATTTCCTTTGTTCCGTTTTCTGGATTTAGTCGTTCCAAGTCTTGTGCTTGGACAAGCAATCGGACGTTGGGGTAATTTTGTAAATCAAGAAGCGTTCGGCAATTTGGTTACAGATTCATCGTTGCAGTTTTTTCCTTATGCCGTATATATTGACGTACTTGGAGAATGGCATCAAGCAACATTCTTCTATGAAAGTATGTGGAATTTGTGTCTGTTGACTACCATGCTAATTGTCAGTAGAAAAAATCCAAAGGCAGGAACCCTGACCTGTATGTATTTTGTGATTTACGGTCTTGGAAGATTTTTGATTGAAGGACTGCGTACTGACAGTCTCTATCTGATGCCAGGTGTCCGCGTGTCGCAGGTGTTGTCTGGCTGCCTGATTTTATTGGGTGTTTTACTTGTAGGTATTATTTGCAGAAGGAAGGATATACAGGCATGA
- a CDS encoding chromate transporter, producing MTLAYIYYRFRGLNMAQGILAGLRPAVIAMIASAGISLLIMALYGQRTLPNDLASLDLIAAIIFVIGIIVLRKWKPNPLWLWQVRDLQESSCIHLYKRGGAVMKYTIKAGVLYKNESQLALVRIKSALLGPQRKILSIAGELLLTADARYLDESKASSGDVRNREYLLTDNENQLVGSARPGYVDGDDPNVVGWPICRMPRVDHANIVVNGEEYLLTMHNSQNYSLINAHNSEVLRIMHKGIAGGWAVEDICGFVPEIICGIFIFCRYIEQENEFLIV from the coding sequence ATGACCCTTGCCTATATCTATTATCGGTTCCGTGGATTGAATATGGCGCAGGGCATTCTTGCCGGACTTCGCCCTGCGGTCATTGCAATGATTGCATCAGCGGGTATCTCACTGTTGATTATGGCACTCTACGGACAGAGAACGCTTCCGAATGATTTGGCATCTTTGGACTTGATTGCTGCGATTATTTTTGTTATTGGCATTATTGTTTTAAGAAAGTGGAAACCGAATCCGCTTTGGTTATGGCAGGTTCGGGATTTGCAGGAATCATCATGTATTCACTTGTATAAGAGAGGAGGCGCAGTTATGAAATATACGATAAAGGCAGGAGTCCTTTATAAAAATGAATCTCAGCTTGCCTTGGTAAGAATAAAAAGTGCGTTGCTCGGTCCGCAAAGAAAGATTCTCAGCATCGCAGGTGAGCTGCTTTTGACGGCGGACGCCCGTTATCTCGATGAATCAAAAGCAAGTTCCGGTGATGTAAGAAATCGGGAATATTTACTGACCGACAACGAAAATCAGTTAGTCGGTTCTGCTCGCCCCGGATATGTAGATGGTGATGATCCCAATGTGGTGGGTTGGCCAATTTGCAGAATGCCAAGAGTTGACCATGCCAATATTGTTGTGAACGGCGAAGAATATCTTTTGACAATGCACAATAGCCAGAATTATTCTTTGATAAACGCCCACAATTCGGAGGTTCTTCGTATTATGCACAAGGGTATTGCAGGAGGATGGGCTGTGGAAGATATTTGCGGTTTTGTCCCGGAAATTATTTGCGGTATATTTATCTTTTGTAGATATATAGAACAAGAAAATGAATTTCTGATTGTGTAG
- a CDS encoding chromate transporter, translated as MLINIERTAFLEVNSLQKYKKLFFSTFKLCASTFGGGFVIIPLMRKKFVEKLGWIEEDEMMDLTAIAQSSPGAIAVNVSILVGYHVAGFLGAMLTVLSSQRLAVCFHPVLS; from the coding sequence ATGTTAATAAACATAGAAAGGACGGCATTTTTAGAAGTGAATAGCTTGCAAAAATACAAAAAATTGTTTTTCTCCACTTTTAAACTGTGTGCTAGCACTTTTGGCGGTGGATTTGTAATCATTCCGTTGATGCGAAAGAAATTCGTGGAGAAACTTGGTTGGATTGAAGAAGATGAGATGATGGATCTGACCGCAATCGCACAGTCTTCTCCGGGCGCAATAGCAGTTAATGTTTCCATTTTGGTAGGTTATCATGTGGCGGGTTTCCTCGGCGCAATGCTCACGGTGCTGTCATCGCAACGGTTGGCTGTGTGTTTCCATCCTGTGTTATCGTAA
- a CDS encoding LysR family transcriptional regulator, with protein sequence MIIFRTVCENGYNSTKAAEVLHMTQPAVSLAIKELEQYYGVHLFDRIGRRLQITDAGQHFLQYAIHISDLFSDMETGLRDWDSKGVLRIGASITIGSQFLPNYVKAFSELCPELDVRVIVEQSEHLEQKILANELDCALIEGIAHDPNIVSEAYMEDHLSVICGTDKGWTQGQVISIEDFQRQRFLLREKGSGTREVFNRVVEQAGIHITPVWEATSTTALVNAAINGLGIAVLPHRMILPALRQGLICTVKVEGLSFSRNFHIIHHKDKFLTTSAKRFITLCRDFETDYPLPCYNGLYE encoded by the coding sequence ATGATAATATTTCGTACCGTATGCGAAAATGGATATAATTCCACCAAAGCAGCGGAAGTTTTACACATGACACAGCCAGCAGTCAGCCTTGCCATTAAGGAACTGGAGCAATATTACGGAGTACACCTGTTTGACAGAATCGGCAGACGATTGCAAATCACCGATGCAGGTCAGCATTTTCTTCAATATGCGATACATATATCCGACTTGTTTTCAGATATGGAAACAGGGTTGCGTGATTGGGATTCTAAAGGAGTTCTCCGTATTGGTGCAAGCATCACCATCGGCTCGCAGTTTTTACCGAACTATGTAAAGGCATTCTCTGAACTCTGCCCAGAGCTTGATGTCAGAGTTATCGTTGAGCAATCAGAACATCTGGAACAAAAAATTTTGGCAAATGAATTGGATTGTGCGTTGATCGAAGGTATTGCACATGATCCAAATATCGTTTCGGAAGCCTACATGGAAGATCATTTGAGTGTTATATGCGGTACGGATAAAGGCTGGACACAGGGGCAAGTTATATCCATAGAAGATTTTCAAAGACAGCGATTTCTCTTGCGAGAAAAAGGCAGTGGCACACGAGAGGTGTTTAACCGTGTAGTTGAACAGGCTGGCATCCACATTACACCAGTATGGGAAGCAACGAGCACAACAGCACTGGTCAATGCTGCAATCAATGGATTAGGAATTGCTGTATTACCGCATCGAATGATTCTTCCGGCTCTGCGACAAGGCTTGATTTGTACTGTCAAAGTAGAGGGGTTGAGTTTCAGCCGAAATTTCCATATAATTCATCATAAAGATAAGTTTTTAACAACTTCTGCCAAGCGATTTATTACTTTGTGCAGAGATTTTGAGACTGATTACCCCTTGCCTTGTTACAACGGACTATATGAATAA
- a CDS encoding isochorismatase family protein, with product MVLLVVDAQNGIVDERLYEFRKFVGNIKKLIGAAREQGIEVIYVQHDDGPGTGFSIGDDEFEVYSEFKPMPDEKRFIKSVCSSFKKESGLLEYLTAKEEKDVMICGIMTDFCINATVEAGFEHGLHMIVPAYANSTQDNEYMTREQAYHYYNEFLWPERYADCVPMDRALELLKK from the coding sequence ATGGTTTTATTGGTTGTAGATGCACAGAATGGTATCGTGGATGAACGCTTATATGAGTTCAGAAAGTTTGTTGGTAATATCAAAAAGCTGATTGGAGCAGCTCGAGAACAAGGTATAGAAGTTATTTATGTACAGCATGATGATGGACCTGGTACTGGATTCTCTATCGGGGATGATGAGTTTGAGGTCTATTCCGAGTTTAAACCGATGCCTGATGAAAAACGATTTATTAAGTCTGTATGCAGTTCGTTCAAAAAAGAGAGTGGTCTGCTTGAGTATCTGACTGCAAAGGAAGAAAAAGACGTGATGATTTGTGGCATTATGACTGATTTCTGTATCAATGCCACGGTAGAGGCTGGTTTTGAGCATGGCTTACACATGATTGTTCCTGCTTATGCAAATTCTACGCAGGACAATGAGTACATGACTAGGGAACAGGCTTACCATTACTATAATGAATTTCTCTGGCCTGAACGATATGCAGACTGCGTACCAATGGACAGGGCATTGGAATTACTCAAAAAATAA
- a CDS encoding macro domain-containing protein encodes MVSDAIWGGGGVDGAIHRAAGPELLTECRTLHGCETGGAKITKAYNLPCDYVIHTVGPIWNGGSNREEELLSNCYFNSMKLARDNGIRSIAFPSISTGAYSFPVVLAAKIAVRTVARFLHENPDSFDLVEWVLFDSHTESVYKAEVTLYYNIRI; translated from the coding sequence ATTGTCTCTGATGCCATTTGGGGCGGAGGTGGTGTAGATGGTGCGATTCACAGAGCAGCGGGACCGGAACTTCTGACAGAGTGCAGGACACTTCACGGATGTGAGACTGGAGGAGCAAAGATAACAAAAGCCTATAATCTGCCATGTGATTATGTGATACATACTGTGGGACCGATATGGAATGGTGGAAGTAATAGAGAAGAGGAGCTTCTTTCTAACTGCTATTTTAATTCTATGAAGCTGGCTAGGGATAATGGAATCAGGTCTATTGCATTTCCTTCCATATCAACGGGAGCATATAGTTTTCCGGTGGTACTTGCGGCAAAGATTGCGGTACGTACAGTTGCTAGATTTCTGCATGAGAATCCGGACAGCTTCGATTTGGTGGAATGGGTGCTATTTGATTCTCATACAGAATCGGTGTATAAAGCAGAAGTTACGCTCTATTATAATATACGAATTTAG
- a CDS encoding YccF domain-containing protein, whose protein sequence is MAGLICCITITGIPFGKQFFKIAKLSLMPFGAEVV, encoded by the coding sequence GTGGCAGGTCTGATATGTTGTATAACAATTACCGGAATTCCTTTTGGAAAGCAGTTTTTCAAAATCGCAAAATTGTCTCTGATGCCATTTGGGGCGGAGGTGGTGTAG
- a CDS encoding type II toxin-antitoxin system prevent-host-death family antitoxin gives MPAIKSSADLRNNYNEISTFCHNYPEPVFITKNGKGDLAVMSIEAYEGLTSRFELYSQIKEGMDDIATGNTRPFSEAMADIRSRRSR, from the coding sequence ATGCCAGCAATCAAATCAAGTGCTGATTTAAGGAATAATTACAATGAAATTTCTACATTTTGTCATAATTATCCTGAACCAGTTTTCATCACGAAGAATGGAAAAGGCGACCTTGCCGTTATGAGCATTGAAGCCTACGAAGGACTGACCAGCCGCTTTGAACTTTACAGCCAGATCAAGGAAGGAATGGACGATATTGCCACAGGTAACACCAGACCATTTTCCGAAGCTATGGCTGATATCAGGAGCCGCCGCAGTCGATGA
- a CDS encoding type II toxin-antitoxin system RelE/ParE family toxin translates to MSYQVHITSTAEHDIMRAADYIEFTLKNPNAADNLLDAATEQIGSLADLPQKFHLVDDPVLASWGIHFVIINNYLAFYTIDEEKQTVIIVRFLYQKSNWTAILRQGFSLI, encoded by the coding sequence ATGAGCTATCAGGTTCATATCACTTCCACCGCAGAACACGATATTATGCGTGCTGCGGATTACATCGAATTTACCCTCAAAAATCCGAATGCCGCAGATAATCTGTTAGATGCTGCGACTGAGCAGATAGGCTCACTAGCCGACCTGCCACAGAAGTTTCATCTGGTAGATGATCCGGTACTGGCAAGCTGGGGCATTCATTTTGTAATAATCAATAATTACCTTGCCTTTTATACGATTGATGAAGAAAAGCAGACTGTAATCATAGTCAGATTTCTCTATCAGAAAAGTAACTGGACTGCCATTCTTCGACAGGGATTTTCCCTCATTTAA
- a CDS encoding flavodoxin family protein, translating to MKVIIINGSARKGNTLTAIEAFVKGASEKNEIEIIEPDKLNIAPCKGCGVCQCSKGCVDKDDTNPTIDKIAAADMILFATPVYWWGMSAQLKLIIDKCYCRGLQLKNKKVGTIVVGGSPVDSIQYELIDKQFDCMAKYLSWNLLFQKSYYATAKDELSKNQDAMKELEDIGKEL from the coding sequence ATGAAAGTAATCATTATAAATGGAAGTGCAAGAAAAGGAAACACTCTTACAGCGATTGAGGCTTTTGTAAAAGGAGCATCTGAAAAAAATGAAATTGAAATCATTGAACCTGACAAACTTAACATCGCACCATGCAAGGGATGTGGTGTCTGTCAATGCTCTAAGGGATGCGTTGATAAGGATGATACGAATCCTACAATTGATAAAATTGCTGCTGCAGATATGATTCTTTTTGCTACACCAGTTTATTGGTGGGGAATGTCAGCACAATTGAAACTTATCATTGATAAGTGCTATTGTCGTGGATTGCAGTTGAAAAATAAAAAGGTTGGCACGATTGTTGTAGGTGGTTCTCCTGTAGACAGTATCCAGTATGAGCTGATTGATAAGCAGTTTGATTGTATGGCTAAATATCTTTCATGGAATTTGCTTTTCCAGAAATCATATTATGCTACAGCAAAGGATGAGCTTTCTAAAAATCAGGATGCTATGAAAGAGCTTGAGGATATTGGAAAAGAACTATAA
- a CDS encoding HTH domain-containing protein has translation MAGVEENDIDRLLANPPEKIEIEVKYKIAVTVMELRFWLKDCESPI, from the coding sequence ATGGCTGGTGTTGAGGAAAATGATATTGACAGGCTTTTAGCCAATCCACCAGAAAAGATTGAAATCGAAGTAAAGTATAAAATTGCTGTGACGGTTATGGAACTGCGATTTTGGCTAAAAGATTGTGAATCACCGATATAA
- a CDS encoding DUF6033 family protein, producing the protein MAVTGIGTYASYTNSYGNTQNAGNKTGRTYKNAHEYKNYLTQKYECLRSRDYSVNINSSLLSKAMGDEKTKQWLEYNLSLIPKTIEQSRAYVAARGAKILSYSITINGYDSMSSVMCTQDEVDPRTEKARKELEERLEKRKAEKKETEERLEKQRAEKQEQEERQYNLKIDGKDVDDLTGKMVELLGTSTSIGVTENGVSAFDALA; encoded by the coding sequence ATGGCAGTTACAGGAATAGGAACATATGCGTCATATACGAATAGTTATGGCAATACACAAAATGCTGGAAACAAAACGGGCAGGACATATAAGAATGCTCATGAATATAAGAACTATTTAACACAAAAATACGAATGTTTACGAAGCAGGGATTATTCCGTAAATATAAACAGTTCTCTTTTGTCAAAGGCTATGGGAGATGAAAAGACAAAACAATGGTTGGAGTACAATTTATCGCTAATACCAAAAACAATAGAACAGTCAAGAGCTTATGTGGCAGCAAGAGGAGCAAAGATACTGAGTTATAGTATTACTATAAATGGATATGATAGCATGAGTTCTGTAATGTGTACTCAAGATGAAGTTGATCCGAGAACAGAAAAAGCAAGGAAAGAACTTGAAGAAAGACTCGAGAAAAGGAAAGCAGAAAAGAAAGAGACAGAGGAAAGACTGGAAAAACAGCGTGCCGAAAAACAGGAGCAGGAAGAACGGCAATATAATCTGAAAATTGATGGAAAAGATGTAGATGACCTGACAGGAAAAATGGTGGAATTGCTAGGTACTTCAACTTCTATAGGAGTGACAGAAAATGGAGTTTCGGCATTTGATGCTTTGGCATAG
- a CDS encoding DUF4885 family protein encodes MVTVNNSDYYNNIPAGRDLNNLPNNSNTGTTVGYQYDGLTEEDRFVQKVLQEHYDKVYKENLSHSDPMTYIESKYCDVTSPNFCSYMTEDQRSIAYRNEKRMLQTGGKYSAGFARYDYALRNYKDVYTGGSRSVGYVRNTDREKQYARSVVNQQISNLLSKNGISISKQADLVFSIDPYTYQLTVSGNADRDILSQIEKLLNEGDNAKNIWTHAWICMHDADNEIVNSQANMTKANQYSLWHEVYETTGYDARNATYRNGTFIAEDGTDLLVLFKEKAKNGAGYELYSNRWLEYAKNGWKKENDLVLKIGFDSSGLYDIGQERGYGATQNMWIKGISQSIFEASV; translated from the coding sequence ATGGTTACTGTAAATAATTCTGACTATTATAATAACATTCCAGCTGGCAGGGATTTAAACAACCTGCCCAATAATTCCAACACTGGTACAACTGTAGGTTATCAATATGATGGACTTACCGAGGAAGATCGTTTCGTACAAAAAGTTTTGCAGGAGCATTATGATAAAGTGTACAAAGAAAATTTGTCTCATTCTGATCCGATGACATATATCGAATCAAAATATTGTGATGTGACCTCACCTAATTTTTGCTCATATATGACAGAAGATCAGCGTTCCATAGCTTACCGCAATGAGAAAAGAATGTTACAAACAGGAGGAAAATATTCGGCTGGATTTGCCCGGTATGATTATGCATTAAGAAATTACAAGGATGTATATACAGGAGGTTCAAGAAGTGTTGGTTATGTACGCAATACTGACAGGGAAAAACAGTATGCCAGAAGTGTTGTAAATCAGCAAATTTCAAATCTACTTTCAAAGAATGGGATATCAATATCAAAACAGGCAGATTTGGTATTTTCTATTGATCCATATACATATCAATTAACAGTGTCGGGAAATGCAGATAGAGACATATTATCGCAGATAGAAAAATTACTGAATGAAGGGGATAATGCGAAAAATATATGGACACATGCGTGGATTTGTATGCATGATGCAGACAATGAAATTGTTAATTCGCAGGCAAATATGACAAAGGCAAACCAATATTCTTTATGGCATGAAGTCTATGAGACAACAGGGTATGATGCACGCAATGCGACATATAGAAATGGTACTTTTATTGCAGAGGATGGCACAGATTTACTTGTCTTGTTTAAGGAAAAGGCTAAAAATGGCGCAGGGTATGAACTTTATTCTAATAGATGGTTGGAATATGCTAAGAATGGATGGAAAAAAGAAAATGATTTAGTATTGAAAATAGGCTTTGACAGCAGTGGGTTGTATGATATAGGGCAGGAAAGAGGGTATGGAGCAACGCAGAATATGTGGATAAAAGGTATTAGTCAAAGTATATTTGAAGCTAGCGTGTAA
- a CDS encoding DUF3879 family protein: MSRITDYGFLFQTTFGTSKTNLVNNIQLSQMNSSSVQKQLKAAGIDTNSKKYKAALSEMMKNGNGAMFTNVQAIKNLMSQYDKNGDWIDPNTGLTGLAVTDENRNSYKHIISIPESSREEMFELAKKEFLNENGTLNGDTTKRESVYNNLYRKMDKDDRLSAGWTMEQYEHQYRQAFAEAAKAADPTWKAGKPIPAGALDGITRESVESGKKSVDIKI, from the coding sequence ATGTCAAGAATTACGGACTACGGTTTTTTATTTCAAACGACATTTGGAACATCAAAAACAAATTTAGTCAACAATATTCAGTTGTCCCAAATGAACAGCAGTTCTGTACAGAAACAATTAAAAGCAGCAGGGATCGACACAAACAGTAAAAAGTATAAAGCAGCACTGAGTGAGATGATGAAAAATGGAAACGGTGCAATGTTTACAAATGTTCAGGCAATTAAGAACCTGATGAGCCAGTATGACAAAAATGGAGACTGGATTGATCCGAATACCGGATTAACAGGACTTGCTGTAACGGATGAGAACAGAAACAGTTATAAACATATCATTTCTATTCCAGAGAGCAGCCGGGAAGAAATGTTTGAACTGGCAAAGAAAGAATTCTTAAATGAAAACGGTACTTTAAATGGTGATACTACCAAAAGGGAGAGTGTATATAACAATTTATACAGAAAAATGGATAAGGATGACCGCTTATCAGCAGGCTGGACAATGGAACAATATGAACATCAATACAGACAGGCATTTGCAGAAGCAGCAAAAGCCGCTGATCCTACATGGAAAGCGGGTAAACCAATACCGGCTGGTGCATTGGATGGTATTACAAGAGAGTCTGTTGAGAGTGGCAAGAAGTCAGTAGATATAAAAATATAG
- a CDS encoding ATP-binding protein, which yields MNTILLILCNALSCFIISTILFQFMNGKYKKSSQSRYVYIVIETVTVIFTTCINMLNHSILNLVVWGVLTGIIAYALYYEDMDKPLRRIIECEALVFCMSVCESLGVILLQCILQAADIKNVNETMLYCLEVTFSKVILIFLYYTFINRFVKKSDIPYAKTRYIMYGIILLYNLINMGVIVENFKNGEENYLCAVNMGCIVLADLYLLYFVKMADEKNYYEKQLIALEQQAKVQYEYYLTQTKKYDQTVHILHDVNKHIKAIEGLYGAEQGNTAGEYAAEIRELLKPLIPVQYTENPILNILLTDKESVMREKGISVTIKVDNVNLNFLAPIDITTIFGNLLDNAIEAAEKLEGGKYISIKIGSYHKMIAASIENNCGEVKWKNGFPVSAKGKGGGIGLLNVQSSVKKYDGNLILKSDGNKFIAELFLNS from the coding sequence ATGAATACGATTTTACTGATATTATGTAATGCTCTTTCCTGTTTTATCATAAGTACCATACTGTTCCAGTTTATGAATGGAAAGTATAAAAAGAGTAGTCAAAGTAGATATGTATATATTGTGATCGAGACTGTCACAGTGATTTTTACAACCTGTATCAATATGCTCAATCATTCCATATTAAATTTGGTGGTCTGGGGCGTGTTGACGGGGATAATAGCATATGCTCTGTATTATGAGGATATGGATAAACCGTTAAGACGTATCATTGAATGTGAGGCATTGGTATTTTGCATGTCTGTCTGTGAATCATTAGGAGTGATTCTTTTACAATGTATTTTGCAGGCAGCAGATATAAAAAATGTGAATGAAACGATGCTTTACTGCCTTGAGGTAACATTTTCAAAAGTAATACTTATTTTTTTGTATTATACATTCATAAACAGGTTTGTGAAAAAGAGCGATATTCCTTATGCAAAGACAAGGTACATCATGTATGGAATTATACTCCTATACAATCTGATTAACATGGGTGTAATTGTAGAGAATTTTAAAAATGGAGAAGAAAATTATTTATGTGCAGTCAATATGGGGTGTATTGTTCTGGCAGATCTATACCTTTTATATTTTGTTAAAATGGCAGATGAAAAGAACTATTATGAAAAGCAGCTCATCGCTTTAGAGCAACAGGCAAAGGTACAATACGAATACTATTTGACGCAGACAAAAAAATATGATCAAACCGTCCACATATTACATGATGTAAATAAGCATATTAAAGCAATCGAAGGATTATATGGTGCAGAGCAGGGGAATACGGCAGGAGAATATGCAGCGGAAATCAGAGAACTGTTAAAGCCGCTCATTCCGGTTCAATACACAGAAAATCCGATCTTGAACATTCTTCTTACCGATAAAGAATCCGTTATGAGGGAAAAAGGTATTTCAGTAACCATAAAGGTGGATAATGTGAATCTGAATTTCCTTGCACCAATCGACATTACAACTATTTTTGGAAATTTATTAGATAATGCGATTGAGGCTGCAGAGAAGCTTGAAGGCGGGAAATATATTTCGATTAAGATTGGCTCATACCATAAAATGATAGCTGCCAGCATCGAAAATAACTGCGGGGAGGTAAAGTGGAAAAATGGTTTTCCGGTATCAGCGAAAGGAAAAGGCGGTGGAATAGGACTGCTGAATGTTCAGAGCAGTGTAAAAAAATATGATGGAAATTTAATATTGAAAAGTGATGGAAATAAATTTATTGCTGAGTTATTCCTCAATTCATAA
- a CDS encoding LytR/AlgR family response regulator transcription factor, with protein sequence MLEIAVCDDDMADLERAVTMLHKIFTSQQIAYHIEQFVSANQMLENISNIDIGILDISMEELNGIKLGRTLKEKFPDVKLVYITSYEEYCMQVINEVHAFSFLCKPLEYDKLETQMLELLDQLPDTGAEKDFYKVTDSNGKEYLSIKLKLRDILYFEYIKRSRKVLIALSDITYEYDCIFEKLVEELQPYDFVVNCRGNLVNLRHIEKIKGFIIYMDNGKELQIAQKRSSDFREEVNKFLQKNS encoded by the coding sequence ATGCTGGAAATTGCTGTTTGTGATGACGATATGGCAGATCTTGAGCGTGCAGTGACTATGCTGCATAAGATTTTTACAAGCCAACAGATTGCTTATCATATAGAGCAATTTGTGTCTGCAAATCAAATGCTTGAAAATATCAGCAACATTGATATCGGAATTTTAGATATTTCGATGGAAGAACTGAATGGTATTAAACTGGGGAGAACATTGAAAGAAAAATTTCCGGATGTGAAATTAGTGTATATTACGAGTTATGAAGAATATTGTATGCAGGTCATTAACGAAGTTCACGCATTTTCATTTCTATGTAAGCCATTGGAATATGATAAATTGGAAACGCAGATGTTGGAACTGCTGGATCAACTGCCGGATACCGGAGCAGAAAAGGATTTTTATAAAGTGACGGACAGCAATGGGAAAGAGTATCTGTCGATTAAATTGAAACTCAGGGACATTTTATATTTTGAATACATAAAAAGATCAAGAAAAGTACTGATAGCGTTGTCTGATATCACATATGAGTATGACTGCATTTTTGAAAAACTGGTTGAGGAACTGCAGCCCTATGATTTTGTTGTGAATTGCAGAGGAAATCTGGTTAATTTAAGGCATATTGAAAAAATAAAGGGTTTTATTATTTATATGGATAATGGAAAAGAACTCCAGATTGCGCAAAAGAGAAGCAGCGATTTTAGAGAAGAAGTAAATAAATTTTTGCAGAAAAATTCATAG